Below is a window of Nitrospirota bacterium DNA.
TCTTGTATTTTGCGTATTGCGGGAACCTTCCTATATCGTGGAACAGCGCGACGGTTTCCGCGAGGAGTTTTTCATTATCGCAGATAGACAAATCCTTTGTTATCTCAATAATGTTTTTGCAGACATTGTGAGTATGCGTTACTTTGAGCATGATATTTCTCTGGTCTTCTTCATTGGATGAATAAAAAGATTTCGTGTAAATAGAAAACCAGTTTTTAAAGTAAATCAGATCATCATGGGTCATTTTCTTATAATCACCATAGAGAAGTAATTCAAATCCTCCTGCCTGACATCTTTGATGTTCCTGAATATCTTTTCTTCATCCATGCCCGCCCGCACAATGTAAGCGGCTTTATCAAGCAAGTTCATATCCTGCAGCAGCCCCACTATCTGAGCAAATACCTTATGGACCTTCATGAGCACAATTGTATCAAATGTTTCCAATGTTGATTTGAGATTGCCCATATAATTTGCAGGCAATATGGCGATCTTTTCATCACCGAGCCCTAAAGATATCTTTGCCCTTGCAGCGGACGCGGTTATGGAAGAGACCCCGGGGATTATCTCGATATTCAGATCAGGCTGCAGTTCAACGAGTTTGTCATATAAATAATAAAAGGTGCTGTAAATCGTCGGGTCGCCGAGAGTAATAAAGCCAACGTCGCTGCCATGTTTTAACTTGTCAGAAATAGTTTCAACTGTCGCATTCCACCTTGTATCAAGCCCGTCTTTTGTCTGTGTTCGGTGTTCTGTGTTCTGTGTTCTGTCTTCTGTTTTCTGTGTTCTGGTCTTAACCATCGGGAAATATGCTTCGATAATTTCCTTGCCGTCAAGGTTAACGATCTTTCTCACAATCGAAAGGGCGAGGCTGCTGCCCTCTTCCCTGCCCTTTGGAACACAGATCACCTTTGTATTTTTCAGCGCGTTTAATCCCTTGATCGTCAACAGCTCCGGGTCTCCGGGGCCAACGCCGATTACAGTAAGTTTACCTGGCATTTCAGTCCTTTTCTCCTGTGATAATGAAAACCGGGTTAAGTGCGCTCATGTGCCTTTTATTCCCGGCCATCTTTGACCGTGATACCGATACTTCGCTGATGTCCACGCTGAAATGGTTCCTCTCCATACATTGCATCGCCTCATTTAACGTCTCAATCGTAGTTGCATTTATAACAACAATAAGTGACGAGCGGCGAGCGGTGAGAATAGAGTCTATTATTTTTTCAAGCTTCCCGCTGCTGCCGCCGATAAAAACCCTGTCCGGGGCAGGTAACCCTTTCAAGGCTTCAGGCGCATCTCCTTTCACGATCTCGATGTTCATGGTATTGAATTTATTTTTGTTAGCGGTGATATTGTTTATCTGCTCTTCGTCTTTTTCGACGGCAAAAACCTTTAACGCCGGTATAAGCCTCGCGGCCTCCATGGATACAGCACCTGAACCAGCGCCGATGTCCCAGAACACGCCCTTTTGCGGGAACCTCAATTTGTGTAATGCAACAGACCTCACCTCGTTTTTTGTAATGAGCCCCCTTGAATGCAGGATCTCGTCTTCCCTTAAACCAAAGATGGGGGTTGGGGATTGGGGATCAGGGATTAGAGGTACGGAATTCGGGGTTCTTTGCTCTATGCCCTTTGCTCTATGCTCTTTGCTGTTTATTATCACAACCACATTCGGATGTTCAAAAGAACGCACTGCGATCTCTTCAGGGGTCCCTTCGACAATCTTCTCGACAGGGTAGCCAAGTCTTTCGCAGACGTACATTTTAAGAGCAGAGGGCAGAGGGCAGAGGGCGGAAGATCCAGAAATTGCTTTTGCAATTTCTGAAGGGTTATTCTCCCGGTCGGTCAGGATGGCAAGTTTGTTGTGCGTTGCAAGCAGATGGGGAATGTCGGCAATTTCATATTCAAGCTTCCTTCGTTTTGTCGGGTCAGGTCCCCCGTGTACGCTCATTAAAAAAGCGCCGCTCCATGTTTCTTTTATCCTTGAGAATGCGACCTGAATGCTTGAAAGGTCGGGGTAAACGTCAACTGCATCTCTATTAAATACCTCTGTAATTAACCTTCCGATGCCAAAGAGCATCG
It encodes the following:
- the cobI gene encoding precorrin-2 C(20)-methyltransferase, with amino-acid sequence MPGKLTVIGVGPGDPELLTIKGLNALKNTKVICVPKGREEGSSLALSIVRKIVNLDGKEIIEAYFPMVKTRTQKTEDRTQNTEHRTQTKDGLDTRWNATVETISDKLKHGSDVGFITLGDPTIYSTFYYLYDKLVELQPDLNIEIIPGVSSITASAARAKISLGLGDEKIAILPANYMGNLKSTLETFDTIVLMKVHKVFAQIVGLLQDMNLLDKAAYIVRAGMDEEKIFRNIKDVRQEDLNYFSMVIIRK
- the cbiE gene encoding precorrin-6y C5,15-methyltransferase (decarboxylating) subunit CbiE, which gives rise to MTKIHLIGIGYKPLDKKATEAILRSDVILANNRLLEVFKEYSEYESVKGRVKVLGSIHETMEYLKAQKTEDRRQKTEKRSRKAPECRTPGLESKNISLLASGDPMLFGIGRLITEVFNRDAVDVYPDLSSIQVAFSRIKETWSGAFLMSVHGGPDPTKRRKLEYEIADIPHLLATHNKLAILTDRENNPSEIAKAISGSSALCPLPSALKMYVCERLGYPVEKIVEGTPEEIAVRSFEHPNVVVIINSKEHRAKGIEQRTPNSVPLIPDPQSPTPIFGLREDEILHSRGLITKNEVRSVALHKLRFPQKGVFWDIGAGSGAVSMEAARLIPALKVFAVEKDEEQINNITANKNKFNTMNIEIVKGDAPEALKGLPAPDRVFIGGSSGKLEKIIDSILTARRSSLIVVINATTIETLNEAMQCMERNHFSVDISEVSVSRSKMAGNKRHMSALNPVFIITGEKD